In a single window of the Zea mays cultivar B73 chromosome 5, Zm-B73-REFERENCE-NAM-5.0, whole genome shotgun sequence genome:
- the LOC111589274 gene encoding uncharacterized protein, with protein MKIGSLYKDMKEFRLAMRQYAISNEFELGIESSSPFRYRAYCKGGDCPWRINARLQNAGSPTVVVTVIVDQHTCTSSGRRKTTTPTSSWVASLALPILTKKPHMGAKELQTTLQEQHNCTISYDTVWKGKEKALRELYGTWEDSFKLLFRWREAVLEVMPDEREIG; from the exons ATGAAGATTGGTAGTTTGTACAAGGATATGAAAGAATTCAGGCTGGCTATGAGGCAATATGCGATCAGTAATGAGTTCGAGTTAGGAATTGAGTCAAGCTCACCTTTCAGATATAGAGCTTACTGCAAAGGAGGTGATTGTCCATGGAGAATCAATGCAAGGCTACAGAATGCCGGGTCTCCCACAGTAGTG GTTACAGTAATCGTGGATCAGCACACATGCACATCAAGTGGTCGTCGAAAAACAACAACACCCACGAGCTCATGGGTTGCATCCCTAGCACTTCCAATCCTAACGAAGAAACCACATATGGGAGCAAAAGAATTGCAAACTACCTTGCAAGAGCAACACAATTGCACAATTTCTTATGATACAGTGTGGAAAGGTAAAGAGAAGGCCCTTAGAGAGTTGTATGGAACCTGGGAGGATAGCTTCAAGTTACTATTTAGATGGAGAGAAGCTGTTTTGGAGGTTATGCcagatgaaagggaaatagg ATAA
- the LOC109939449 gene encoding uncharacterized protein has product MAAPSRGKKRLVVDVDVELDSEAEVASAFSRLSVSIVAKPSGEYVRAKEHSSPSVNCAATSGTGYTQQQTPSVAKQCSEPRSVSITRFETVRSDLAIAIAKMHVVGNELKDLAGNEIMNSPDTAKDVSVNFSMWRVYELAQSLMDEAQRLEDLEAGPSPPLSECFNNHFAEDEDMGGGEWALDDVDSEELVDRQMK; this is encoded by the exons ATGGCGGCTCCGTCGAGGGGGAAGAAACGCCTGGTGGTCGACGTCGATGTCGAGTTGGACAGTGAGGCCGAAGTAGCTTCAGCTTTCAGTCGTCTGTCTGTGTCGATCGTTGCCAAGCCTTCAGGCGAGTACGTTCGCGCCAAGGAGCACTCCTCCCCGAGCGTGAACTGCGCGGCCACATCAG GTACTGGGTACACCCAGCAGCAGACCCCTTCTGTCGCGAAACAGTGCTCTGAACCACGTTCAGTGTCG ATAACCAGATTTGAAACGGTTCGTAGTGACCTGGCAATAGCCATTGCAAAGATGCATGTAGTTGGGAACGAGTTGAAAGATTTGGCCGGAAATGAGATAATGAATTCGCCAGATACGGCCAAAGATGTGTCAGTGAACTTCTCAATGTGGCGCGTGTATGAGCTTGCTCAGTCACTGATGGACGAAGCGCAACGTTTAGAAGATCTTGAAGCTGGTCCTTCGCCACCATTATCTGAATGTTTCAATAACCATTTTGCTGAAGATGAAGATATGGGTGGCGGGGAATGGGCACTGGATGATGTGGATTCCGAAGAGCTTGTGGATCGTCAGATGAAGTAG